From the Mesorhizobium sp. WSM2240 genome, the window ACTGGGCAATATCGGTGCCGGCGGCAAAGGCGCGTTCGCCAGCGCCGGTGACGATGACCGCCTTGATTGGGCCGTCGGGATCAACGCCCCGGCAGAAGGCGGCGAGGCCGTCATACATCTCGAACGTCAAAGCGTTGCGCGCCTTGGGACGGTTCAGCGTGACGGTGGCGACCGCGCCAGCGGTGTCGATCAGGATCTCGGCGCTGTCGCCGCCGGCGGCTTCTTGCGATGTCATCCGGTTTCCGCCGTTAAGCCGGCCGTCTCGATACCGACCTTGGCGCAAGTCTCGTCATTATCAGACGTATCGCCGGAAATGCCGATCGCAGCGACGGTGCGTCCGTCCTTCGCCTTGGCGAGCACACCGCCAGGCGCCGGCACCAGCGCGCCGCCAACCACATGCGACACGGCGGCGACGAAGGTCGGCTGCTCGACCGCCCTATTGCCGATGGCGCGGCTTCCCATGCCGAGCGCCAGCGCCCCATAAGCCTTGCCATGCGCGACCTCGAAGCGCTTGAGACTCGTCCCGTCTTCAGCCGCCGTAGCCTTGACCGCGCCCCTGCCATCGAGCACCACGACCGCCACCGGCTTCAGGTCCAGGCGCCGGGCCTCAGTGAGCGCGGCGTTCAGAATCGTCTGTGCGGCGGAAAGCGGGAGATCGGTCATCGTCGCTACACCCTCATCCGTAGAAATAATCGACAAGCGCCATCGGTATCGGCGGCACATAGGTCACGAGCATGAGCACGGCGATGAGAACGGCGACAAACCAAACATTGAATTTCGTCACCTCCCAGATGCCCACCTTGGCGACCGAGCAGGCGGCGATGAGCACGCTCGCCACCGGCGGGGTCTGCTGGCCGATGGCGAGATT encodes:
- a CDS encoding heme-binding protein gives rise to the protein MTDLPLSAAQTILNAALTEARRLDLKPVAVVVLDGRGAVKATAAEDGTSLKRFEVAHGKAYGALALGMGSRAIGNRAVEQPTFVAAVSHVVGGALVPAPGGVLAKAKDGRTVAAIGISGDTSDNDETCAKVGIETAGLTAETG